One window from the genome of Malus domestica chromosome 01, GDT2T_hap1 encodes:
- the LOC103444546 gene encoding protein MOR1-like isoform X3: MSEEEKLLKEAKKLPWDDRLFHKNWKVRNEANIDLAALCDSVADPKDSRLREFGPLFRKTLADSNSPVQEKALDALIAFLRAADADAGRFAKEVCDAIVAKCLTGRPKTVEKAQAAFMLWVELEAVDAFLDAMEKAIKNKVSKAVVPAIDVMFQALSEFGAKVVPPKRILKMLPELFDHQDQNVRACSKGLTLELCRWIGKDPVKSILFEKMRDTMKKELEAELVNVTGTARPSRKIRSEQDKEPEKEAVSEVVCPGPLEESAADAPQEIDEYELVDPVDILTPLEKSGFWDGVKATKWSERKEAVAELTKLASTKRIAPGDFTEICRTLKKLVTDVNIAVAVEAIQAIGNLAKGLRTHFSGSSRFLLPGLLEKLKEKKPTMTEALSQTLQAMHTAGCLNLIDIAEDIKTAVKNKVPLVRSLTLNWVTFCIETSNKAVVLKLHKDYVPIFMECLNDGTPEVRDASFSALTAIAKMVGMRPLERSLEKLDDVRRKKLSEMIMGSEGGASTTANSAQSSGVTAPSLETTDSAFVRRSAASMLSGKRPVQAAPAKQKAGSVKLGGSKKGDATVQPKASKLVETPEDVEPGEMSLEEIESRLGSLIQEETVSQLKSSAWKERLEAISSFRQQVEGLQDIDLSIEMLVRLLCAVPGWSEKNVQVQQQVIEVITYMASTAKKFPKKCVVLCLLGISERVADIKTRTHAMKCLTAFSEAIGPGLVFERLYKIMKEHKNPKVLSEGVLWMVSAVEDFGVSHVKLKDLIDFCKETGLQSSVAATRNSTIKLLGAIHKFVGPDIKGFLTDVKPALLSALDTEYEKNPFEGASVVLKRSVRATESTSSVSVGGLDGLPREDISGKVTPTLLKSLESPDWKVRLESIEAVDKILEEANKRIQPTGTAELFGALRGRLYDSNKNLVAATLTVVGHVASAMGAPVEKFSKGFLSDVLKCLGDNKKHMRECTLTALDSWLSAVHLDKMVPYITAAISDAKLGAEGRKDLFEWLTRQLSGLSEFSDAAHLLKPASSALTDKSSDVRKAAETCVSEILRVSGQETVEKILRDIHGPTLALVERLKPNGSFQESFESAKAISMAPTSKSITKAGKPASNGVLKHGAKATSRTIPTKGLNSMMSVQDIAVQSQALINVKDSIKDDRERLVAKKFKFEEPRIEQIQDLENDMTKYFREDVHRRLLSTDFKKQVDGLEILQKALPTIKKEIIEVLDILLRWFVLQFCKSNTTCLLKVLEFLPELFDTFRDEAYMLTESEAAIFFPCLIEKLGHNIEKVREKMRELTKQIVQAYTAAKSFPYILEGLRSKNNRTRIECADLVGYLIDHHVAEISGQLKSLQIVASLTAERDGEIRKAALNTLATGYKILGEDIWRYVGKLTDAQKSMLDDRFKWKVREMEKRKEGKPGEARASLRRSVREIGLDVAEQSGEVSRRNYGHPEPHMERQLVPPNVLSSANGPTDWNEALDIISFGSPEQSVEGMKVVCHELAQATNDPEGSAMDELVRDSDRLVSCLANKVAKTFDFSLTGASSRSCKYVLNTLMQTFQNKRLAYAVKESTLDSLITELLLWLLDERVPHMDDGSQLLKALNVLMLKILDNADRTSSFVVLINLLRPLDPSRWPSPASNESFASRNQKFSDLVVKCLIKLTKVLQSTIYDVDLDRILQSIHLYLQDLGMEEIRRRAGADDKPLRMVKTVLHELVKLRGAAIKGHLSMVPIDVKPQPIILAYIDLNLETLAAARMLTSTGSGGQTHWGDSAANNPSSATHSADAQLKQELAAIFKKIGDKQTCTIGLYELYRITQLYPRVDIFSQLQNASEAFRTYIRDGLAQMEKNAAAGRTPSSLPMPTPPPATLNASSPEFAPLSPVHTNSLLDSKSLNVKSEPTSFNLPPSYDEENRLNNAITSRGLTENSLVDQRNERYIGGVTNGTLDAIRERMKSMQLAAAAGNPDQETRPLIYVNDNVNQSLSGQIPRASEIPLQGGVLPMDERALSGLQARMERLKSGTIEPL, from the exons AGGAAAGGACCCTGTTAAATCAATATTGTTTGAGAAGATGAGGGATACAATG AAAAAAGAGTTGGAGGCTGAGCTTGTAAATGTTACAGGGACAGCCAGGCCATCTCGCAAAATCAG ATCGGAGCAAGACAAGGAGCCAGAAAAGGAAGCTGTTTCTGAAGTAGTTTGCCCTGGTCCTTTGGAGGAATCTGCAGCAGATG CTCCTCAGGAAATAGATGAATATGAGCTTGTTGATCCGGTTGATATATTGACTCCTCTGGAGAAGTCTGGATTTTGGGACGGAGTG AAAGCTACAAAGTGGTCAGAGCGAAAGGAGGCTGTTGCAGAGCTAACCAAGCTTGCTTCAACTAAAAGAATTGCCCCTGGCGATTTTACAGAAATCTGTCGGACATTAAAGAAG CTTGTAACAGATGTGAACATAGCTGTTGCAGTTGAAGCTATTCAAGCTATTGGTAATCTTGCTAAGGGTCTAAGGACTCATTTTTCTGGAAGTTCACGATTTCTATTGCCAGGTTTACTT gaaaaattgaaagaaaaaaagccaACTATGACTGAGGCACTCTCTCAAACTCTTCAAGCAATGCATACTGCTGGCTGCTTAAATCTCATTGACATTGCTGAAG ATATTAAGACAGCAGTAAAAAATAAAGTACCCCTTGTGCGTTCATTGACTCTGAACTGGGTGACATTTTGTATTGAAACAAGCAACAAGGCTGTTGTTTTAAAGTTACACAAGGACTACGTTCCTATATTTATGGAG TGCCTCAATGATGGAACCCCAGAAGTGAGGGATGCATCCTTTTCAGCTTTGACAGCAATAGCTAAG ATGGTTGGTATGAGGCCCTTGGAAAGGTCACTTGAGAAACTTGATGATGTCAGAAGAAAGAAGCTCTCTGAAATGATTATGGGTTCTGAAGGTGGTGCATCCACTACTGCAAACTCAG CCCAAAGCTCTGGTGTGACTGCACCCTCTTTGGAG ACTACGGACAGTGCGTTTGTTCGAAGGTCAGCTGCAAGCATGCTTAGTGGGAAGAGGCCTGTTCAAGCAGCT CCTGCAAAACAAAAAGCGGGATCTGTTAAATTGGGTGGCAGTAAGAAAGGAGATGCAACTGTGCAGCCAAAAGCTTCTAAGTTAGTTGAAACCCCTGAAGATGTTGAG CCAGGAGAAATGAGTCTTGAAGAGATTGAAAGCAGATTAGGCTCTCTTATACAAGAAGAAACTGTCTCTCAATTAAAAAGTAGCGCATGGAAAGAGCGGCTTGAAG CCATATCCTCATTTAGACAGCAAGTAGAAGGTTTACAGGACATTGACCTGTCAATTGAGATGTTAGTTCGTTTACTTTGTGCTGTCCCTGGTTGGAGTGAAAAAAATGTTCAG GTTCAGCAACAGGTTATTGAAGTTATTACCTATATGGCGTCCACTGCAAAGAAGTTTCCTAAGAAATGTGTAGTACTTTGTCTTCTGG GTATTAGTGAACGGGTTGCAGATATCAAGACTCGGACTCATGCCATGAAGTGCCTCACTGCTTTTTCTGAAGCAATAGGTCCAGGATTAGTTTTTGAAAGA CTTTATAAAATTATGAAAGAGCACAAGAACCCTAAGGTTCTCAGCGAGGGAGTACTGTGGATGGTTTCGGCAGTTGAGGACTTTGGTGTCTCACATGTGAAACTTAAG GATTTGATTGATTTTTGTAAAGAAACTGGACTTCAGTCCAGTGTTGCTGCCACTAGGAACTCTACTATTAAGCTTTTGGGTGCTATACATAAATTTGTTGGTCCAG ATATTAAAGGGTTTCTTACTGATGTTAAACCTGCACTACTCAGTGCACTGGACACGGAGTATGAAAAGAATCCATTTGAG GGTGCTTCTGTGGTTCTGAAGAGAAGTGTTAGGGCAACGGAATCTACTTCATCTGTCTCTGTAGGCGGGTTAGATGGCCTTCCACGTGAAGATATTAGTGGAAAGGTCACACCTACTCTGCTGAAGAGCTTGGAGAGTCCTGATTGGAAG GTTCGCTTGGAGTCAATAGAAGCCGTCGATAAGATTTTAGAAGAGGCTAATAAGCGCATCCAGCCAACTGGAACTG CGGAGTTGTTTGGTGCCTTAAGGGGGCGCTTATATGATAGCAATAAGAACTTGGTCGCTGCAACCTTAACGGTTGTTGGTCATGTTGCTTCTGCAATGGGCGCACCAGTTGAAAAGTTCAGCAAG GGCTTTCTGTCGGATGTTTTGAAATGTCTAGGAGACAATAAGAAGCATATGAGAGAATGCACTTTAACTGCTTTAGACTCGTGGCTCTCTGCTGTTCATCTTGATAAAATG GTTCCTTATATTACAGCAGCTATATCAGATGCCAAACTTGGTGCAGAAGGGCGGAAAGATCTTTTCGAGTGGTTGACAAGACAGCTTTCTGGGTTAAGTGAATTCTCTGATGCTGCTCATCTTTTGAAACCAGCTTCCTCTGCTTTGACG GATAAATCCTCAGATGTTCGTAAAGCAGCAGAGACATGTGTTTCTGAAATTTTGAGAGTTAGTGGGCAAGAAACG GTTGAGAAGATTTTGAGAGATATTCATGGGCCAACTTTAGCTCTTGTTGAACGATTGAAGCCTAATGGATCTTTTCAAG AATCTTTTGAGTCAGCCAAAGCAATATCGATGGCCCCAACTTCCAAAAGCATTACAAAGGCTGGAAAGCCTGCTTCCAATGGAGTTTTGAAGCATGGAGCCAAAGCTACTTCA AGGACCATTCCCACAAAGGGATTAAATTCAATGATGTCCGTCCAAGATATAGCTGTGCAGTCACAGGCCTTGATAAATGTTAAAGATTCAATTAAG GACGATAGAGAGCGATTGGTAGCTAAGAAGTTTAAGTTTGAAGAGCCTCGGATAGaacagattcaagatcttgag AATGATATGACGAAGTACTTTAGAGAGGATGTGCATAGGCGGCTTCTTTCTACTGATTTTAAGAAGCAAGTTGATGGCCTTGAGATACTACAGAAG GCACTTCCAACCATTAAAAAGGAAATTATTGAAGTATTGGATATACTGCTAAGGTGGTTTGTTTTACAATTTTGTAAATCGAACACAACATGCCTGTTAAAG GTGTTGGAATTTCTTCCAGAACTTTTTGATACATTTAGGGATGAGGCATACATGTTGACTGAATCAGAAGCAGCCATATTTTTTCCATGCTTGATAGAGAAG CTCGGGCATAACATTGAGAAAGTGCGAGAAAAAATGCGGGAGTTGACCAAACAAATTGTGCAGGCATATACCGCTGCAAAAAGTTTCCCTTATATTTTGGAGGGATTGCGTTCTAAGAACAACCGTACTCGAATTGAGTGTGCTGATCTTGTTGGATATTTGATTGATCACCATGTAGCTGAG ATTAGTGGACAACTAAAGTCCTTGCAAATTGTTGCGAGCTTGACAGCAGAAAGAGATGGTGAAATTAGGAAAGCTGCTTTAAATACGCTAGCTACTGGTTATAAGATTCTTG GTGAGGACATATGGAGATATGTCGGAAAGTTAACAGATGCTCAGAAAAGCATGCTAGATGATCGATTTAAGTGGAAG gttcgagaaatggagaaaaggaaggaaggaaagccTGGCGAAGCTAGGGCTTCTCTGAGGCGTTCTGTCAGGGAAATTGG GCTGGATGTAGCAGAGCAAAGCGGGGAGGTT TCTAGGAGAAACTATGGCCATCCTGAGCCTCACATGGAGAGGCAGCTGGTGCCACCCAATGTACTCAGTAGTGCCAATGGCCCCACAGACTGGAATGAAGCTTTGGATATCATTTCTTTTGGTTCTCCTGAGCAG TCAGTTGAAGGAATGAAAGTTGTGTGTCATGAGTTGGCACAGGCGACTAATGATCCAGAAGGCAGTGCTATGGATGAACTAGTGCGGGATTCTGATAGACTTGTTTCTTGCTTGGCAAATAAG GTAGCAAAGACTTTTGACTTCAGTTTGACGGGAGCTTCGTCTAGGTCATGTAAATATGTCTTGAACACTCTTATGCAG ACATTTCAAAATAAAAGACTTGCTTATGCTGTCAAGGAAAGTACTCTTGACAGTCTAATCACTGAGCTCCTACTGTGGCTTTTGGATGAAAGGGTTCCCCATATGGATGATGGCAGCCAACTCCTGAAAGCCTTGAATGTTTTGATGCTAAAGATTCTG GATAATGCAGATCGGACTTCGTCCTTTGTTGTTCTCATCAACCTCTTACGCCCTTTAGATCCCTCAAGATGGCCATCACCTGCATCCAATGAATCATTTGCTTCCAGAAACCAGAAGTTCTCCGATTTGGTTGTCAAATGTTTAATAAAACTTACAAAG GTTCTTCAAAGCACAATATATGATGTCGATCTGGACCGTATCCTTCAAAGCATCCATTTATACCTACAAGACTTAGGGATGGAAGAGATTAGGAGAAG AGCTGGTGCTGATGACAAACCACTGCGTATGGTGAAGACTGTTCTACATGAGCTTGTGAAGCTTCGTGGAGCTGCAATTAAAGGTCACCTTTCCATGGTTCCTATAGACGTAAAACCGCAGCCAATCATTCTTGCCTACATTGATCTTAATCTTGAG ACTTTAGCTGCGGCAAGGATGCTGACATCAACTGGGTCTGGTGGCCAAACTCACTGGGGTGATTCAGCAGCAAACAATCCTTCATCTGCCACACATTCTGCTGATGCACAGTTAAAG CAAGAACTTGCTGCCATATTCAAGAAGATTGGCGACAAGCAAACCTGCACCATTGGTCTGTATGAACTATACCGCATAACCCAACTATACCCAAGA GTTGATATATTCTCTCAACTCCAAAATGCTAGCGAGGCTTTTCGGACATATATTAGAGATGGTTTGGCGCAG ATGGAAAAGAATGCCGCAGCTGGAAGGACGCCTTCAAGTTTGCCAATGCCGACTCCTCCCCCAGCTACTCTAAATGCTTCTTCTCCTGAATTTGCACCCCTGTCCCCTGTACACACAAACTCCTTGcttgattcaaaatcattaaaTGTGAAATCCGAACCAACTAGCTTTAATCTACCGCCATCATATGATGAAGAAAACAGGCTTAATAATGCCATTACTTCTAGAGGTCTCACCGAAAACTCATTGGTAGACCAAAGGAATGAGAGATATATTGGTGGAG TGACCAACGGAACCTTAGATGCGATTAGAGAGAGGATGAAGAGCATGCAATTGGCAGCGGCTGCTGGGAACCCGGATCAAGAAACTAGGCCACTAATCTATGTGAATGACAACGTAAACCAGAGTCTCTCCGGTCAGATTCCTCGTGCATCAGAGATTCCCCTCCAGGGCGGGGTTCTCCCTATGGATGAGAGGGCATTATCCGGGCTTCAGGCTCGGATGGAGAGACTAAAAAGTGGGACAATCGAACCCCTTTAA